A genomic region of Cannabis sativa cultivar Pink pepper isolate KNU-18-1 chromosome 1, ASM2916894v1, whole genome shotgun sequence contains the following coding sequences:
- the LOC115707312 gene encoding uncharacterized protein LOC115707312, whose amino-acid sequence MASNDECIAINPYAVPKKRKKIIGLDELVSDFYKEQSKNVEKESKRAMAPKKKFFREEQDMKEASLSKLVDECHTQMIELSGEEETSEWGIQLFRDQKSPPSLCPVEDCGLLKSFMNSELNSLVELSLENGDSFIEGLLVGGWLTKLVLTYGGHVEDSIAVWTYNLVLYSTKENLRTSACDFWSAILSLKKEPIKIDRFPSYSELRKALEVYGFLLSNIGAADAKSSCVGPSQNIRSWIKFVTASCQFRSKWSIFSTSEAEELVEVIICFFLDRQLQGLSVLLYECAQAVIGYFTDEEWNASCEKIAKSLACRVPKDMNCIRVVECISGIDDRSKQLRSAVAFEILIGFFDNKAAHPDDILRLLIGINLKDKRCDLYKMYMYLILTQNWLLSKNLLEDNGVLKEMYNLYLRNCSCQISSTDLRTFASKVRDKASFLLQGATKI is encoded by the exons ATGGCGTCCAATGATGAATGTATAGCTATCAATCCCTATGCCGTCCCCAAGAAAAG GAAGAAGATTATTGGGTTGGATGAACTTGTGTCTGATTTTTATAAGGAGCAAAGCAAAAATGTAGAGAAGGAATCTAAACGAGCAATGGCAccaaaaaagaaattttttcgTGAAGAACAAGATATGAAAGAAGCTTCTTTGTCTAAACTTGTTGATGAGTGCCACACACAG ATGATAGAACTGAGCGGTGAAGAGGAGACTTCAGAATGGGGCATTCAGCTTTTTCGAGACCAG AAATCGCCACCTAGTCTGTGTCCAGTGGAAGATTGTGGTCTTTTGAAGTCTTTCATGAATAGTGAACTCAATTCTCTGGTTGAACTTTCTTTGGAGAATG GAGACTCTTTTATTGAAGGATTGCTTGTGGGTGGCTGGCTTACGAAATTAGTGCTCACATATGGTGGTCATGTAGAAGATTCAATAGCTGTGTGGACGTATAATTTGG TATTATATTCAACAAAAGAGAATTTGAGAACATCCGCATGTGATTTCTGGTCTGCTATTCTTTCATTGAAAAAAGAG CCTATCAAAATAGATCGGTTTCCTAGCTATTCTGAACTAAGAAAAGCTCTTGAAGTCTATGGATTTCTCTTGTCTAACATTGGAGCTGCTGATGCCA AATCTAGTTGTGTGGGGCCTTCTCAAAATATTAGATCTTGGATCAAGTTTGTTACTGCTTCTTGTCAATTTAG AAGTAAGTGGTCTATTTTTTCAACATCAGAAGCTGAAGAGTTAGTTGAAGTCATCATTTGTTTCTTTTTAGACCGCCAGCTTCAAGGTCTGTCTGTGCTTTTGTATGAATGTGCACAAGCAGTTATTGGTTACTTCACAGACGAGGAATGGAATGCCAGCTGTGAGAAAATTGCAAAATCTCTTGCATGCAG AGTACCAAAAGACATGAACTGCATAAGAGTTGTAGAATGCATTTCTGGAATTGACGATCGCAGTAAGCAGCTTAGAAGTGCAGTTGCTTTTGAAATTCTTATTGGTTTCTTTGATAATAAG GCTGCCCACCCGGATGACATCCTAAGATTGCTTATTGGAATTAATTTGAAGGACAAAAGGTGTGATCTATATAAGATGTACATGTACTTAATTTTAACTCAAAACTGGCTCTTGTCGAAGAATCTTTTAGAAGACAATGGAGTTTTGAAAGAAATGTACAACTTATATCTAAGAAACTGCTCTTGTCAAATAAGCAGCACCGATCTGAGGACTTTTGCATCGAAG GTCCGTGACAAGGCCTCATTTCTTCTACAAGGAGCCACCAAAATATAG
- the LOC115705197 gene encoding YTH domain-containing protein ECT1, producing the protein MAAPQFPKVQKQGEKKEALRVDNSFRLEPNHYSTTNLEGSPSESSITASMMEENHAYNHSQAAYPSTTSYGYYYPGYNGSLGDFYNQGYYIAGNAMEQQYPVVQADSGSFVYMMPGLYPGYDPYTPYMPVSTITVDGQYVGQEVYPPSPMFQSPVPSPEYGTTHHGDPLQAPYLWSSSLVGDGTYENGYVGLLEIPAAKTDFSVPVVPRAQPPKSSKLAGSVNLSPDVLSGQTKKLKPLNKASSHTPSFQSDLPAQGYYTVAKFPVYGQGKSGLLYSNNSVNLKPNVKGWGGSEKLKARSKVNGVSHVTLLNDKNNDTVNAKSALRFGGNASQSLATDEVGNGVSITSSIRRDEYNIPEFSTKYDHAYFFVIKSYSEDDIHKSIKYNVWASTPNGNKRLNDAYQEAQERMTEKGSKCPVFLFFSVNASGQFCGVAEMTGPVDFNKSMDFWQQSKWSGYFPVKWHIIKDVPNAQLRHIILENNENKPVTNSRDTQEVKFHQGIEILNILKNYALNTSILDDFEFYENRQKIMQEKRVRQSVPNHDLQRKVEDLTASFQAVDLSAAKTT; encoded by the exons ATGGCTGCTCCTCAATTTCCAAAAGTTCAAAAACAAGGGGAGAAGAAAGAAGCTCTCAGAGTTGATAATAGCTTTAGATTGGAACCCAATCATTATTCCACCACCAACCtg GAAGGAAGTCCTTCTGAATCTTCTATAACAGCCTCCATGATGGAAGAAAACCATGCCTATAATCATTCTCAGGCTGCTTATCCAAGCACAACCTCTTATGGTTACTACTATCCAG GTTACAATGGCTCTCTTGGAGATTTTTACAACCAAGGATACTACATTGCTGGGAATGCAATGGAGCAACAATACCCT GTTGTGCAAGCAGATAGTGGATCCTTTGTTTACATGATGCCCGGGCTCTATCCTGGATATGATCCTTATACACCTTACATGCCTGTTAGTACTATCACTGTTGATGGGCAATATGTTGGGCAAGAGGTCTACCCACCGAGTCCCATGTTTCAGTCTCCCGTTCCTTCACCTGAATATGGTACAACTCATCACGGGGATCCACTGCAGGCACCCTACCTTTGGAGTTCATCTCTTGTTGGTGATGGAACTTATGAAAATGGTTATGTTGGATTGTTGGAAATTCCAGCTGCCAAAACTGATTTCTCTGTTCCAGTTGTTCCGAGGGCCCAACCACCGAAGTCTTCTAAACTTGCAGGCTCAGTCAATCTTTCTCCTGATGTTTTATCAGGTCAAACCAAGAAGCTAAAACCATTAAACAAG GCCTCATCTCATACCCCAAGTTTTCAGTCAGATTTACCTGCCCAAGGTTACTATACAGTTGCAAAATTTCCTGTGTATGGTCAAGGGAAGAGTGGTTTGCTCTACTCAAACAACTCAGTTAATTTGAAACCAAATGTTAAGGGATGGGGAGGCAGTGAAAAGTTAAAAGCAAGAAGCAAGGTTAACGGTGTTAGTCACGTTACTTTACTCAATGACAAGAATAATGATACAGTTAATGCGAAGAGTGCATTGAGGTTTGGAGGTAATGCTTCTCAATCCTTGGCTACTGATGAGGTTGGAAATGGTGTCAGCATAACCTCTTCAATAAGGAGAGATGAATATAACATTCCTGAGTTTTCGACCAAATATGATCATGCCTACTTCTTTGTAATTAAATCGTACAGTGAAGATGATATTCATAAAAGCATTAAGTACAATGTTTGGGCTAGCACACCCAATGGGAATAAGAGGTTGAATGATGCATATCAAGAAGCACAAGAGAGGATGACAGAGAAAGGCAGCAAGTGTCCTGTGTTCCTTTTCTTTTCG GTAAATGCTAGTGGTCAGTTCTGTGGGGTAGCTGAAATGACTGGACCGGTGGATTTCAATAAGAGTATGGATTTCTGGCAACAGAGCAAGTGGAGTGGTTATTTTccggtcaagtggcatatcatTAAAGATGTTCCAAATGCGCAATTACGACACATAATACTTGAGAATAATGAGAACAAGCCCGTAACGAATAGTAGAGATACTCAAGAG GTGAAATTCCATCAAGGTATCGAAATCTTAAATATTCTCAAAAATTATGCTTTAAACACTTCCATATTAGACGACTTTGAATTTTACGAAAACCGTCAGAAAATTATGCAAGAGAAAAGGGTCAGGCAATCTGTGCCTAATCATGATTTGCAG CGGAAGGTGGAAGATTTAACCGCGAGTTTTCAGGCCGTAGATCTTTCTGCTGCAAAAACCACCTGA